The following proteins are encoded in a genomic region of Leptospira langatensis:
- a CDS encoding lysozyme inhibitor LprI family protein, with the protein MIRYPIFLLLPLFLITLEAKSPNPCSNQKDKAEQKECFQKQYQTADKELNEVYKNVRKSLSDPDKEELKKVQRLWIGYRDGVCEGPMYSSDETGIETISCKADATKARTSYLQKVWIFGKFPKDGLGIYTDGFGGRLRLFRAKGKSDRFQLNVVRGPTAHLGEMDGDWTPNPEGKWTWSSPQNCKAEDPECCILKFQTFDTRIEVEEVACSGFHGARAYFDGDYRYEFK; encoded by the coding sequence ATGATACGATATCCCATCTTTCTTCTCCTTCCCCTTTTTCTTATTACCTTAGAGGCAAAATCTCCCAATCCATGTTCAAATCAGAAGGACAAAGCGGAACAAAAGGAATGCTTCCAGAAACAATACCAAACCGCGGACAAAGAACTGAACGAAGTATATAAGAATGTTCGCAAGTCCTTATCAGATCCGGACAAGGAGGAATTAAAAAAAGTCCAAAGACTATGGATCGGATATAGGGATGGGGTCTGTGAAGGCCCCATGTATTCCAGCGACGAAACAGGAATAGAGACCATTTCCTGCAAGGCCGATGCCACTAAGGCAAGGACTTCCTATCTGCAAAAAGTTTGGATCTTTGGAAAATTCCCGAAAGACGGATTAGGGATCTATACGGACGGCTTCGGAGGAAGGCTCCGACTCTTTCGAGCAAAAGGAAAATCGGACCGTTTCCAATTGAACGTAGTGCGAGGACCGACCGCTCATCTTGGAGAAATGGACGGAGACTGGACTCCCAATCCGGAAGGAAAATGGACTTGGTCTTCTCCGCAAAATTGCAAGGCAGAAGATCCGGAATGTTGCATCCTCAAGTTCCAAACCTTCGATACCAGGATCGAAGTAGAAGAAGTTGCCTGTTCCGGATTCCATGGAGCAAGGGCTTATTTCGACGGAGATTATCGCTACGAATTCAAGTGA
- a CDS encoding quinone oxidoreductase family protein, with translation MKAAILREFGKPPVYEEFANPNPQGQDQVLMHVKTAAIKNIDKLRASGTHYASYKELPAIVGLDGVGVLENGTKVYAQGITGTIAEQALISKNRLTILPDGIDLFLAAALPNAVIGATMALHSRVHLKKGNVVLVNGATGVTGQLAVQVAKHYGAAKIIATGRNEGSLEKLKGFGADIVISLKRSEEEFVEQIKQIHKETPIDIVVDYLWGRPVELLLRSFKGGGIDSFTHPVKIVTVGDMAGKTISLESSSLRSSDIQILGSGLGSLSSQDIHTFNQEILPEMFQLAAKGILTLEIHKEDLKNIENAWDKEIAPGQRMVISIQ, from the coding sequence ATGAAAGCCGCAATATTAAGAGAATTTGGAAAACCACCAGTATATGAAGAATTCGCAAACCCAAATCCGCAAGGTCAGGATCAGGTCCTCATGCACGTTAAGACCGCTGCGATCAAGAATATAGATAAATTAAGAGCGAGCGGAACTCATTACGCGAGCTATAAAGAACTTCCTGCGATCGTAGGATTAGACGGAGTGGGAGTCTTGGAAAACGGGACCAAGGTGTACGCGCAAGGGATCACCGGGACAATTGCAGAGCAGGCCTTAATTTCCAAGAACAGACTTACCATACTGCCGGATGGGATCGATCTGTTTCTCGCTGCCGCACTTCCGAATGCAGTCATAGGGGCGACAATGGCTCTTCATTCCAGAGTACATTTAAAGAAAGGAAATGTAGTTCTCGTCAATGGTGCGACTGGAGTCACCGGACAACTTGCGGTGCAGGTCGCCAAACATTACGGTGCCGCAAAGATCATTGCAACAGGAAGAAACGAAGGATCCCTAGAAAAATTAAAAGGATTCGGAGCGGATATAGTCATCTCCCTTAAGAGAAGCGAAGAAGAATTCGTAGAACAGATCAAACAGATCCATAAGGAAACCCCTATCGATATAGTAGTGGATTATCTTTGGGGAAGACCCGTGGAGCTCCTACTAAGATCTTTTAAAGGAGGAGGGATCGACTCCTTCACTCATCCGGTAAAGATCGTAACCGTGGGAGATATGGCCGGCAAGACCATTTCCCTAGAATCCAGTAGTTTAAGAAGTTCCGATATACAAATACTTGGTTCCGGACTGGGTAGTCTATCTTCGCAAGATATCCACACTTTCAACCAAGAGATCTTGCCTGAAATGTTCCAGCTTGCAGCGAAAGGGATCCTTACATTAGAGATCCATAAAGAAGATCTGAAGAATATAGAGAATGCTTGGGACAAGGAGATCGCTCCCGGACAAAGAATGGTAATCTCAATCCAATAG